The genomic region CCCTCACCTACGCCCTGACAGGCGGATCGAATACCCCGGGATGCCGCTACAGGCCGAATTAGGCAGTTGACGTGATTCCTACGAAACCGAAGGTCACTGGTTCGAATCCAGTCGGGCGCACTTCGTATCTGGCTTGACCGCTTGCGAAGGTCTGGGTCGCCTTCTTGAAGATCGCCCAGAAAGTGCAGTCAAGCAAACAGGCAAGCACCATTTCTGGCTTCAGGCGTCTGGCACCGCATGCTTTGCCTTAGCTTCTGCGTTTTAGAACGTAGAGACTCCGAATAGGGAAACGGGACAGTTGCGATCGCCCAGAACCACCTTCGCCTCCTAGCCGAATACGACCATCGCCCAAAGAAGCCCCACCAGGTCGTCCGTGCTCACATCAATCTGAAAGTCTCAGGTTCGGATCGGGTCAGGTATTCGATTTAAGGGGGACGCTTGTATGTCGCTTCGGTACTCGAATATTCAGAGAGGCTGAAGTGGCCTCGGAGATACCTTCCGTGGGCTTTGAGATACATGCCCGATTGCCTCGGGGCCCAACGGATCCCTGCCTCTAGTCGGAGGAGCTAGGTACCGCGCCGTAGCGGGGCAAATGAAAGTTTTGTCCCTCGGAGAGAACTTCAAATAGCGCATCGAACTGCTGATAAACGAAGTCCCGGGGTGAAACATCCGTGGAAAGGAGATCCGGTCCCGCGAGGATCTTTGGGATGACAAAATCGGCCTTGCCTAACCGGTGTAAATAAGAATACGGGTGCTCCTGAAGAAGCTTTTCCCTTGAGAATTTATAGTTGATTGTTTGGGCGCCAAAACTTGCCGCAGCCCCAGCGGCAGACGGTAGCGTCGCGGGTGTCAGTGCCAGGGCCGCGACTCCGAAAAGTGATCTGACTAAAAACGAGATTCGACTTTCGGATAACCGGGCTTCTAGCGCTCCTAAGTCGGGCTCTACGCGATTCAAGTAGACGTCGCGGGCGGCAGAAAGCGCCGCCTCAGGGGCAACTTCTGGCTGTCGAACTGCCGCAGCCAGATCGGTCATCGCTCCACGAAAACGCTGAAGAGACCGTTTGTTCTTCTCCCTGAATTCGATGATCTGGTCTACCGACGTGGCATCCCCGACGGCAAACGCATTGACTGTCGCGCTGATCAACGCCCCTTCCATGTGCGGAGCATCTGCCTCGTCAGTCAGCGCAGACATATGAGAAAGAAGCGAAGGGGACATGGGCGCCAGGTTGTTCGAGGTTGCTATGTCATGACACCTCTTGTTTCGCGCGATCAATGCATCTGCAAAAAGCGAGGCGGTGGCTTCGCGGTATTCCCTGGCGTTTCGTTCCAAGAGGTCAGGATCCGGCGGCTCACTTTCCTCACCATCGTCCCCTCGTTGGGCCTTCAAGGTGCCAGTAAAACGAACACGTCCGTCCTCGCTCTTCCCTATACGAAGAAACAACTCCCCCTCGGGGTCCTCGATCGGTGGACGGCTATCGGGCATGAAAGCCTCGGCCGGGAGGTCGGCTTCGAGAAGCCTCACGATCCCAGCGTCCGCGAGCTCAAGTACTGCGGGCGTCCACGCCGGTAGATCATCCTCAAGTTGCTCCTCCCGGAATGCTGGAGACCACCTGTACGCGCTGTCGGGGATGACGATCTCATCCCAATAAAGCGCCAACGTCATGATCGTTCCGTCGCTTGGAGCGAACCAGTCGGGCATGAGCATGGCCCGTGTTACGTCAGGCATAGTTCGATTCTACGACCTGAGCAACCAAAGTCTCAGAAGAAGCGGAGCGAGCCAACGTTCTCGTGCTTTCCTCCGGAGTCTTCCCAGGTGACAGTACAACGAGCCTGCGAGGCAACCCCTGAATGAAGATGGAGTTGAGTTTCCGACTCGCCTCCGGGGGGCAATACTTCTAACTCTCGGTCTCCCTCGAAATCTTCGGGGACTACCCCTTCTCCGTCTGGCTCCAGCACATATTTCACGTGCATGGCCGGCTCCTTGCCAGTATTCGAGAGCTTCAGGAACCAGCGATTTTGAGTCTTGACTTGACCTTTCGAGTCGGTCTTCACGGCCTCCCGCCTTTCCAGACCAGGCCAGACCTGCGCTGGAGGTTCATCGCTTTCTAATGGCGGAGAGGTAGTTACTTCAGCCTCGGCCTGAGCCGACGAAGCACTGACGGCGTGAGTCAGAATCGCTTCAACGTGTTGCCTTAGCCCATTGTCATCGTTGTATTCTAGGACCAGGGCCTTGTCACGGATACCCAGCAAGTACGTATCCAAGTTTTTAGCCTGCTCGGCATCTAGGTCGCTAGATGGAATGTCTCGCATGCATCTTAGAACGGCGACATGTGCGCCCCGTTTGTGGGCTTCCTCGATTTCTTCAACCGTCCCGGATTCGGCTTTCCCTGTGTCTGAGCCGAGCCGATGCCAAAAAAGGGCGATTACGATCTCGGCATCCTCAACGAGTTGTTCATTGATGGATTCCTGAGGCCTGATTCCATATTCAGCAGCTGCATGACTCGTCCAGTGAAGAGGCATCACGGAGGCATTGAACTGCTTTCCGTAAATGACGTTCCATCGAAGAGTGGCATCGATTACGAGACCGGCATCTTCTCCCGCATCGCCAGGCGATGAAACCAGGAGCGGGTAAATCTGAGCGCTGAAAGGCATTTGTTCAGTGTAAGCCGAACCCCGGAGGTGATCTGGATGCCTGGCTCAGGCAGCAAGTTGTTCGACTATTCGAACGTCCCCCTGAGAAACGAAGCGGGTCGGGTATTCGATTCAAAGGAGACGCTTAGATATCGCTCGGGTACTCGAATATTCGGAGAGGCTGGAAGAGCCTCGGAGATACCTTTCGTGGCCTTTGAGATATAGAAGTTGGTCTGGCACCCCGAGTCTCTATGCTGATGTGCTGTTGAGGGACAAATCGATCCAGGGAGAAAACATGAGGTTGAACCATTCCGTCGTGGCAGTGGCTGTGATTTCGATATTGGCGACGTCACTGACCTTGAGTAGTACCGCTACCGCCGCAAACGAGTCTGCCACGATTGAGTCCGTCTTCACGTCGCAGTCCGGAACTCTCTTCCAGGCTCATGCGCGAACAGTGATGGCAGGCCGAGCCCGATCGACGACCCGGCTGGCATGTTACGTACCAGACTCCCATCTCTTTCTTGTGAAACCAAAGCGTTGCCAGGTCACCGGGTCGAGGGGGACCGAGGTATTCCTCTCGAAAATGCGATGGCGCCGGTGGGGAAAGAATCGGGCAGCTGGAATTGGTCGCATTGATTACTACGATCATCCTGACCTAGGGGGGCGCGTCAAAGTGCGGCTTTCCAGCCCCAAGAACCAGAGTTGCCTGCCGTTCCGAACATTTGCGCGGGCCACATTCAAGCAGGTTTCAGGCGCTCAAAGAGGCAACCGATTTTCGCTGAGAAACTTGCAGTGCCCACACTCCGGGTAGTGGTCAGCCGACAATTGATAGGGGCCATGAAGAGTGAACATTCTATGAACGAAATAAACGGAGTCGCCTCAGGAGCGATGGTCGCTTAGATAAGCCACCGTCCCCTTTGCGAAAGCTGTGAAATCGGAACACCATGGCGGTTATCTAGTCGTTGGGTTACTTCAACTGTCGCGCCAGAATTGTGACACCTAAACGGCTGGGCTATTATCACGACATGTTTCGTTCAAAGGGAGTCGTGACAATGGTGGCCGTGCTCGGCCTTGGCGTCTTCAGCATCGGCTGTGGTGGTGCGAGCGATCAGGAACTTGCTGATGCCAAGGCAGAGGGTGCCAAGGAGGCCAAGCAAGCCGAGACGCTGGCGGAAATCCAGAAGGGGATCGACACTCTGAGGAAAGCCAAGCGCAAGGGTAACTTCAAGCAGATCACGGCACCGCCCGCCTCAACCGCTTCGACTTACACCGGCAGTGGTCCGGCCAAGGCTTGTGCCAATGGAATCGGAGCCAGCTCGGCTACGAGTTGTGAATTTGCGTTCAACGTTGCGGGAGAATACGGTTCGAATCCAGGATCGACCTCGATCTCGGCGTTCAGTCCAGTCACCGGTCAGGACTACACGATGACCTGCTCGGCTTGGACCGGCGGCGGAACAGTCTGTCGCGGCGGCAACGACGCGGCCGTTTTCATTCCCTGATCGCATCGACACCGGAAGCGGCCGTCTTACCAGTAGTTTCGCTCTCATGGGAACACGACTCGCTCTCGTCGCGATCTCCGCTGCGCTCGTCCTGACCGGGTGCGGGGGCGGTTCGGGCTCAGACACGGACGCCCTCGATCTCAACGACAAGACTGCGCAGATCATTAATGCGCGCAAATACAAGAAGCGGCTCGAACGCCGGGCCGCGGCTGAAAAGGCCCAGCAGGCGGAAGCTGAGAAGAAGAACGCGGCGGCAAATTCGACCACTCCGACAGCGGGTAGTTCTGGCGTCAACGCAATGCTCTCCGGGCTGCCCGGCCAGGCCGGCGTAGTGGTCAGCGCTCCCGGGGGTTCGAGTTCCCAGGTCAGCGGCGGTGGTCTCATGTCCGGCTCGGCTTGGTCGACCATCAAAGTGCCGATAGCGGAACGGGTCTTAGACGATGCCGGCGGACCGGACGGGATTAGCCAAACGCAGCGGAGCAACATCAACGCGGCGATCACCCTTTCTGACAATGACGCCGCGGCGGCGCTGTTCGACGATCTCGAGGCTTCGCACGGTGGTCTTCAGGGTGCCTCTGATGCGGTCGGCGAGATGCTCCGACAGGCTGGCGACAACAGCACCGTCATCTCTACCCAAGGCCGCGACACCTTCACAACCTACGGTCAGACCGATTGGTCGTTGGCTGAGCAGAATCGGTACATGGCAGCGCTCGCCGGTGGCTGCATTTCCGACCAGGCTACGCGTGATTATCTGTTCAGCGAGATGTCGCAAGTCACCTCTGACACCTGGGGTTTTGGCTCGGCCGGTGCGCCGGCGAAGTGGAAGGGCGGCTGGGGACCGGGCACCGACGGCAGGTACCTCGTTCGTCAGATGGGCACTATGGAGGTTGGTGGCAAGGAACTCGTGGTAACTATCGCCGCCATCCCGGATGACGGCGTCTTCGAATCGGGTCAGGCAATGGCCAGTTCTATCGCTCAGTACGTCGCTACGGAGATGGGCGACCAAGCGCCTAGCGCGACTTCATGCTGAACCTATACCGGCCAATAGAGTGGGAATGATCGGGAGACCGCGCGACAGATACTTACTCACCGCCACGATCGCAGTTCTCGCTGGCTTGGTCGCCGGATGTGGCGGAGACGAGGAGTCCGCTGAGCAGAACCCTCCCAAGGTCTACGCGTCGGAATCGTTGATCGAATCCGAACCTGGACTCATCGTGCTGGCGAGGGATCCGTCCTCGTCCGCGGGCCCTAACTTCAAGTCGTACGCGGTGAGTCTTGATGACGATGCGCCCGCCGAGCTGGTCGAAAGGTTGTTTGTCTGAATTTCGTGACAGCGGTTTTCTCGTACAGGACGCGCCCTCACACTTGCGACTACTTTGATGCTCGATCTCCATTGCCGCCGACAACCGTCGCGGGGCTTGTGATCACACGTAAAATCCATTGGAGTCACTGGGGACATCAGACCGCGATTGGTCGAGGCCAATGGCCTCCTGGGGGGCGCTGGATGGTGGACTCCTGCACGCGTCAAATTGACTGGACCGATTGAGGCTTGCGGCCAACAGGTGTTCATGTGGATCCAGGTCAGGGTGAAGTTCCCGGGCGAACGCTGGCCGAAGACCTAGGGTTCACGAACCCCACTCAAGCGATGAACATCGTAGAAACATTGATCAAAGGACGCACGGGACAGACGGCTCTCGTAGCCATCTGGATTTGCTTGGCTGCCGCTTTCGCTAGTCCTGCCCACGCTAACGCCGCGAAACCGCAGGTGGTCTGCATCACGGAGTACGGTCAGTCTGGGGACTATGGCAAGTACCGCCGAAGGCCTCATGGATGCCAATTCAATGCTCACGGCGCGTTTCCGGTAGCGGCCGTTTCGCTAACAACAACGAGGAGTGTCCATTGGAGCCATTGGGGGCAACGGAGCGCTATCGGCAGGGGGCAGATCCTGATTTCCACTTACGGCCCTGCCCCGATCAAATTATGGCTGTCGCGGCCCCGGTTTATCTGCGGCCACCGGGTCTTCACCCGCCTCCGAACCCTAGTCAAGGACCTCGGCCGTACGTATCGCGACAAGAAAGCGATTACCAGTTGCCTCACCTAAGGGCTCCGCGATTCCGCTGATCGCTCACCCTCTCACCACCCGGCGTTGAGGAGCCCCTGATCTAGACGCCTCGAATCGGTCGGTGAGCTTCCGAGTCTCACGGCGAAACAAGGCGAGGGTAGGCACTGCCATACCCAAGACTTTTTGCGTACGAGGCTCGGTCGGCCGCGCCGTCGGAGCTATCGAAGGTGCCTGAGAAGACAACCCAATAGCCAGGATTCAGAGAGCTGAAGTCCGAGCTGTTCAAGATGCCGGCGTCAAGGCCTGCGCTCGAGGCCTCACTTTGAAAAGCGGAAGCCTCAGACTCGCTGCCTAGCGATGCGAGTACAACCGTGTAGCCGCTACCCCCGGGCCAGTCGCTGCTGGACGGGGTTTCCACGTAGTCGGTTGCGGGCGCCTGGGAACTTTCGATGATTGTGACCGAGTCCGACTTCGAATCTGAATTCTCCTTGAGCTCTCGTTGGAGCTGCTTGATCCTCGCCGATTGCGCTGCGTCCTTCGCACCTTGCTTTCGCGCTTCTGCGAGTTCTCGTTGCTTTGTGAGTTCCTCGGCAACGGAGGAACTCTCGTCGTCGCCCCCACAGCCGGCGAGTCCGATCAGGGCCACCGAGAACGTCGCGACGAGTGTAATTCGATTCATTCGCTTCAACAGACAACATCTCCCAAGGTCTGGACGAGTGGGTGGGGCAAGCCTAGCGGCAGGAGGTTTTCAAGGCTCCCGACCAATATTTACCAGCGTCGAGGCCCAATGAGATCGGTAGTTGAGCACCTGCGGAGAGGGCGCTTCAGCCCGTAGAAGCAGTACTCGTCCAAGCGTCGGATTCGGGCTTTCACCGTCAATGTCCTTCCACCCACGCCCCACACTTGACCGCTGCCACGATATGACGAGTCGCCGATATGCGCCCTGAGATTGCGGCACTTGATGCGAAACCGGCTGATCCTTGTTCGACACATAATCTTTGCGCCCGCCCTACTCTCTCGACTCCATGCGTACCCGTATTGCCGCTCGAGGATCCACTCCATAGCGTCACGTGCTTCCCCAAACTTAAGCTTTGGTGCTTGCTTGGGCGGTCTATCAGGATCGTCTGGGGGAATATAAGGGTCGTCAGGGGGCCCAGGGCCAGGGTCAGGTGGGCGGTCATTTACCTTCACGGTGAAAAACCATGTGTAATCGCGCAAACACTGGAAGCAGTCAACAGGGCTCCAGGCGTAGGACCCGGGGCCAAAGTCACTAGTAACGGAGCAACTAGATCCGTTCCGCTCAGGTTGAAGAATTTGAGTGTTTTCAAGGTAGCCATCTACGACTTGTGACACTTCAACGTTTACTTCTGCTTCGCCCGAACAAGAGAACAGCAGCGACACCCGTGCTGTTTGGGTCAGATACCCAATATTTATGGTCGAGGCGTCGTCCGGAGCGATCAGCTCATAGCTGTTGGCCTGGACTGGGGATGCTAGTAGGAGTGCCCCCAAAGAGAGCACCCAGCTAAGAAACATTGTGACTTTCCACCGAGACACGAGCCCACCTTAGCTTGTCCAGCGGTCTCGGTCCCCTTAATAATGGGCCAATGAGCTCCCCGATTCAGGTGTTTGGTAGATGGCGGGGGATCGCGTATTCGGGCCAGCGGCTGGATCAGCGGCATGGATCATGGTGGCTGTGCTCGTATTCGTCCTGATGGCGATCGCTGTCTGGGTGGTTATCCGAAGAGTCCGCAACGCTCGGCAGAGCTTTAGTCGGGGACGCACGCATCGCTGTAGGGATTTATGAAGTGGTAGCCCGGTTGACACGTTGAAGGTGCATCTGGCGGGATGTTAGTGCCGTAGAGTTCGGTCGCTTCCGCCGCTCGCGCCGCCGCCTCAGCTTCTGCCGCGGCGATCCTGGCTGCCTCTGCCTCGGCCGCAATGCGCGCCAGTTCGGTGTTCGCTGAAGCTTGACCGGCGACGCCACCGTTCTTGACGCCGGCGCGCACTCCCGAGCGAGCGCCTCGCCGCAGCCCGATCTCCATGCCCTTGGACAAACCAGTGGCTGCTGCCACCCTGAACGCAGGCTTGAAGTCCTCTCGAAACGCTTCCCGTTGAGCCTCAGAAGCTTGTTCTTCGCTCGCAGCTCCGCCGTGGCCGATCAGGTAGCCACCGGCTCCTGCAGAAACAGTCACGATCACAATTAGTGCAGCGATGAGAACCGTTCGCTGACTCATGACTTCGGCACCTTAACTCTTATCTCCTTAGGTGGCTCGAGGCCAGCGCCTTCCCACTCCTTGAAGTAGGCCTTCCTATAGGCCGGGAGATAGGCCTTCGCGAATCCCGTCTTCTTCCCGGCGGCGACCCCCTTCCTGAGTCCGGTCTTCATGCCTTTCGAGGACCCCAGGTTCATGCCAGCTGAAGACCCGGCCGCTCTCGCCGTGTCGAGATCCTCACCGCTTCCATTCCCGACCAAGTAACCACCGAAACCAAAGGCAACCACAGCGAGTACCCCGCAGATGACGAAAGTGACGGTCGACCTCATGGAGAAGTTTTTCGCAGGCTCGTCGGAGGTCTCTGCGACTGTAACTTCTTCCCCTTCAGTGTTACTCGGCACGATTCCCTTCGTTATCTCCCTAGAGAACCTGATCCTACGGTTCCGCCATGTGACTAGTCGTGTGGCACGCCAAGCCCGCCATTCACGTCTGATAGGACTAGCCCTACACTCGACATACGTTCGAAGCTAAGCACTGGAGGTCGAAGTGAAGAATGTGGGAGTTTTTGCGGTAGTTCTAATCGCAATGGTCGCCGGCGCTGCACCAGTGGGAGCAGCGAACCCTGACGGGCCGTCGACGAATCTTCGGGCAGCGAAACCAAAGGTGCTCTGTATGAAGTACGAGACCCAGCGCTTATTTCTGAAAGCTCGCCCAGCCAACTGTGACTTCATCGATGCCAACGCTGATCTCGATGCTTTCTCAAGTTGGGCGCTCCTTCCGACGAGACGTGTCCGGTGGACCCACTGGGGACACCGTTCAGCCATTGGCGAGGGAAAAGGTTTCCTGCGCGGCGTAGGCTGGAGGCCAAATCGAGTGCGCCTCAGCCGGCCCCGGACAGTTTGTGGCCGCAAGGTCTTTACGCGATTCAGGGGTCGGATGAACATACCTGGCGAAGGTTGGTCAGGCTGGGGTAGGCGCGTCGCGATCATGGCGTGTGACCAACGATGAGATCAGGCCCCATATTCTCTCTCCCAGGTCGACTACCCCAAACGGCGATCGCTAGCGCGATCACATTGCTCGCATTGCTCGCGGGAAGCCCCGAAGCTAACGCCAAGGCGTGCGGCAACCTACCTTCGGCGCACGGGGCTAGCGACACGATCACTGTGCGGAACATCAGAGGTAACCGAGGCTGCGCTGTTGCCCGCCGGGTCGCGAAGCAATGGCAGCGCAAGGTCGTCAAGAATCAGTGCAACTTCGTGACGAACTGCCAGGCGCGGCGATTCACGTGCCGCGGATCCGAGGGCCTGTCGGGAATCGGCGGGCTTAAGATCTATTGCGAACGTTCTAACGGATATCTCATTTGGAACGCCCGACAAATTTTACCGGCCGACTAAGCAAAGACTAACGGGAAAATCAGGATCGACTATGGGGGATTTATGACGAGAGTAAGAACGACGACCGCCTTCGTCTGCCGAACACCATGCGCCCGGTACCCGGAAGGAAACTGAGCATGAAACGAGCACTCGTCATCCTGGTTGTGGTGAGCGGCCTCTCACTCACGGCCACCGCCCATGCCGCCGAGTCTGTCTATTGGAAGCAGTTCCCAGGAGGATCGGAGTCGGAGCCGACAGAACTCGTAACGAGCTACGGAACTTCCTCGAGCACGATGCGGTTCCAGAACCTTGTGTGGGAAGGATGGGGCGAGGGGAATGCCGTGGCAACCGGCACTGCGCTAGTCAAATCTTGCAATCCGAATTGCCTTTCGGCCGATCTCGCGGAGGGGAGCGCAAGGGTCTACCTGTCCGAGATCCGGTCCGTATGCGGACAACGCCGTTACATGCACATCAGGGTTTCCGTCACGGACCTTCCCGATGAACTCGGGCCCTACAACTCCGATTACGACGACGTTACATGCCAAGGCAACATGGTCAACCCGAGCGGCCGTCCCTACCCCAATCGCAAACCGAAGCCCAGCCGAGAACGAAAGTACTGCGGCGAGCCTAAATGGGCAAGGTCTGACCGCGGGGGGAAATTATTCGCCACGGGAACTACCTGCGCACGCGCCCAGGGGATCACCGCTCGCTTCGTTCGTCGCATCCAAGATCCGTCACCAACGATCCGGGGATATAGGTGCTCTGGGGGCAGCTATCACGGCAGCAACAGTCGCTTCTACATCCTTTGTGTCAACGAGAAAAGCAAAATCAAGTGGGTCGGAAACGCAGTGGCAATTTTCGGAGCCAGCTACTAAAGCTGGTCGACGGGCACTCGCTGAAGCCAGTCAGGTGACCTGACTCCTACGAAACCGAAGGTCACTGGTTCGAATCCAGTCGGGCGCACTTTGGATCTGGCTCGTCTGCTGATGAAGCTCCGAGCGGTCTCCCGGAAGGCCGTCGAAAAAGTGCGGTCAAGCGGACAGTCAAGCACTTCCGCGCAGCTGAAACTCGCGATTCGCCCCGCGGTGACCTAGCCCTGAGGGTCTCAGGATCGGGTCGGGTATCGGCTCCCGGTACCACCTCTTGATCTAGGTATCTCAGGGCATGTCGACAGCCGCTTTCGATCAGCCTCGTCCCACAAACCACGCCGCTTGACAATCAGATTGCGGCACGCGTAGTCCGGCGACACATCGGCATTCAAGCAGTAGTAGTTCGTGTGCTTGATTCGATACGAGTAGCGCCAGACCAGGTAGTCGGACTTGTAATAGGTCCAGACGGTGCCGGTACCCCTGTAGCCATCGGTTCTGTTGGACCAAGCAATCTTTCTACACCGAATTCGATTTCGCCGAATACGTGTATTGCATTTGAGACGCGTCCCAGCTGCCCCCAAATCCTGACGAAGGGCAAGTCTCATGAGATATTTAGCCTCGTCACGCGTTAGGTGATACCTCCGTCGACTACTCTTCCCGGCTGAGCGCAAAGTTTCGGGCGAGACGTTCTGGCCAGCAATCCATCGCACTCGTTCTCGACCTCGTTTACAACTGATCTGCACTGAGATGACCCCGACGCCACCATCCGGCCGGCAGCGGAACCCGCGCGACCTACAACTATTGAATGAGCAACGCTGGGCCTTGACCTTTCGCCGCCACTGGACAGCAACACGCTTTGCTGTCGGACAATTCGTATTCGCTACGGCCTGAATCCCGTTGATCGTCAGTGGCGGACGATTGATATTGCCGCAATGAGCTGACGCTGATGGCACTACCCCCAGCCCGATCGAAAAGACTCCGAGAATAATTACGCGTTTCATTAGAAGTGCCGACACTCGCCCCAGGTGACTTGGTTCTTTCGCCGTGCCACTATTCGCCACCCTTTCAGCACGCTTCTGGGTTGAACTTAATAGCAGTCTCCATCGGCACACACGGTCTCGTGTATAGCCCAGTGATGCCATCCTGGGCGAGTTCTAAAGATGGTGATGT from Thermoleophilia bacterium harbors:
- a CDS encoding SPOR domain-containing protein, with translation MNRITLVATFSVALIGLAGCGGDDESSSVAEELTKQRELAEARKQGAKDAAQSARIKQLQRELKENSDSKSDSVTIIESSQAPATDYVETPSSSDWPGGSGYTVVLASLGSESEASAFQSEASSAGLDAGILNSSDFSSLNPGYWVVFSGTFDSSDGAADRASYAKSLGYGSAYPRLVSP